A genomic stretch from Desulfolutivibrio sulfodismutans DSM 3696 includes:
- a CDS encoding DUF47 domain-containing protein, which produces MLALLRRFAPRRRVYMTGLLEHYAPVARSLAVVEEAFGRYVRKSADRGYQMLAGRIDALEGEADRIKRRVRNHLPPAGLMVVDKTLFLSYTRHQDNILDAAQEALTWLGMGDPDVPPDVLDLFEDYLARVKKTVRRLKPALADTIALVLDGTLDRTAVKRRHHEVRQRHLKAERVRRDLLASLFAATADFRDVYRLLRVLECLEHMSHEAEACADTLRAMIAR; this is translated from the coding sequence ATGCTTGCCCTGCTGCGCCGTTTCGCACCCCGCAGGCGCGTCTATATGACCGGCCTTCTGGAACATTACGCCCCTGTGGCCCGGAGTCTGGCCGTGGTGGAGGAGGCCTTCGGCCGCTACGTGCGCAAAAGCGCCGACCGGGGATATCAGATGCTGGCCGGGCGCATCGACGCCCTGGAGGGCGAGGCCGACCGCATCAAGCGCCGGGTGCGCAACCATCTGCCCCCGGCCGGGCTCATGGTCGTGGACAAGACCCTTTTCCTTTCCTACACGCGCCACCAGGACAACATCCTGGACGCCGCCCAGGAGGCCCTGACCTGGCTTGGCATGGGCGACCCGGACGTGCCGCCGGACGTGCTCGATCTTTTCGAGGACTATCTGGCCCGGGTGAAAAAGACCGTGCGCCGCTTGAAACCCGCCCTGGCTGACACCATCGCCCTCGTCCTGGACGGTACCCTTGACCGGACGGCGGTCAAACGCCGCCACCACGAGGTGCGCCAGCGCCACCTGAAGGCGGAGCGGGTGCGCCGCGACCTTCTGGCCTCGCTTTTTGCGGCCACGGCCGATTTCCGGGACGTGTACCGCCTGTTGCGGGTCCTGGAATGCCTGGAGCACATGAGCCACGAGGCCGAGGCCTGCGCCGACACCCTGCGGGCCATGATCGCCCGGTAG
- a CDS encoding aromatic amino acid transport family protein, with translation MTSSPATPQASLVNILSIGFLIVGNLIGAGILALPINTGLSGFIPSMFGLFLTSAAMFYSAIILSREAVGRQRSTFNFPSLYLEHLGVGGKWVAVVANLIILYGLLTAYLTGITAIINKLFDLNIPTVWLMLGFFLMTSLISLASVDKIMKYIAVIVVVKCGMFVVIAWMGGMHVKAANLSHSDWALFVCGIPILVTAFHFHNIIPAICESLRWNQKTINKTMLVGMSLGFAMNATWLLVGIGVLPLDNSPVGLINAFEQNLPATIPLAQIMNSETFLILAGAFSLAAITTAYLANGLGLIGFMDDLTNQFTGRTNPILSRALAFLPPLLIALVYPDIFLEAINFAGGFGIVTLFGILPSIIAIRRARTPVEKGLGVAMLVLFALFFLAEAGQEFGMLKITPETEHWQQ, from the coding sequence ATGACCTCATCCCCCGCGACCCCCCAGGCATCCTTGGTGAACATCCTCAGCATCGGCTTCCTCATCGTCGGCAATCTGATCGGCGCAGGCATCCTGGCCCTGCCGATCAACACCGGCCTGTCAGGATTCATCCCCTCAATGTTCGGTCTCTTCCTGACCTCGGCCGCCATGTTTTATTCCGCGATCATCCTCAGCCGTGAGGCGGTCGGCAGGCAACGAAGCACCTTTAATTTTCCAAGCCTCTACCTGGAACACCTGGGTGTTGGTGGAAAATGGGTGGCGGTCGTCGCCAACCTGATCATTCTTTACGGATTGTTGACCGCCTATCTCACGGGCATCACCGCCATCATCAACAAACTTTTCGATCTCAACATCCCCACGGTCTGGCTCATGCTGGGTTTTTTTCTCATGACCTCGCTCATCTCCCTGGCCAGCGTGGACAAGATCATGAAATACATCGCCGTGATCGTGGTGGTGAAGTGCGGGATGTTCGTGGTCATTGCCTGGATGGGCGGCATGCACGTCAAGGCCGCAAACCTTTCCCATTCAGACTGGGCCTTGTTCGTGTGCGGCATTCCCATCCTGGTGACCGCCTTCCATTTCCACAACATCATCCCCGCCATTTGCGAAAGCCTCCGGTGGAACCAAAAAACCATCAATAAAACCATGCTGGTGGGCATGAGCCTGGGCTTTGCGATGAACGCCACCTGGCTCTTGGTGGGCATCGGCGTGTTGCCCCTGGACAACAGCCCCGTCGGGCTGATCAACGCCTTCGAACAGAATCTGCCGGCCACAATCCCCCTGGCTCAGATCATGAATTCCGAAACCTTTCTCATCCTGGCGGGCGCGTTTTCCCTGGCGGCCATCACCACCGCCTATCTGGCCAACGGCCTGGGACTTATCGGCTTCATGGACGATTTGACCAACCAGTTCACAGGCAGGACCAACCCCATTTTGAGCCGGGCCCTGGCCTTTCTGCCGCCGCTTCTCATCGCGCTGGTGTACCCGGACATCTTCCTTGAAGCGATCAACTTCGCCGGCGGCTTCGGCATCGTGACCCTGTTTGGCATCCTGCCGAGCATCATCGCCATTCGTCGGGCCAGGACGCCTGTGGAAAAAGGGCTCGGCGTGGCCATGCTGGTTCTGTTCGCGCTGTTTTTTCTCGCGGAGGCCGGCCAGGAATTCGGCATGCTGAAGATCACTCCCGAAACCGAACACTGGCAGCAGTGA
- a CDS encoding L-serine ammonia-lyase encodes MPAIDLSVFDLFKIGPGPSSSHTIGPMKAGYEFIQAARALPAEALAKAAGIEVRLYGSLSATGKGHGTDRAVLAGLLGRSPESCSPDFLDDLARTPLAGRPVDLGGVRLMLNAGNVIFDAVEHDHPFNNTLVIRLTTADPQAAPLLEREYYSVGGGFIQIKGQEEPPRGTPLYPYGTMAELKERLAENDLSLPRLILENEMAVTGADETTVMAGVDTILRVMDAAVSAGLAAEGVLPGPIGLARKAKRILERSRIKSQVQETIIGHMCAYAFAVAEENAAGHIIVTAPTCGSAGIIPAMARIMRTRLSLPEQSIREGLLAAAAIGFLAKHNATIAGAEGGCQAEIGVASAMAAAMLAQASGYGPHVTEHAAETALEHHLGMTCDPVGGYVQIPCIERNAVSVVKAYTAFIIASDESPATHKVGLDQAIAAMMDTGRDMSCKYKETAQGGLAVCVATC; translated from the coding sequence ATGCCCGCTATCGACCTGAGCGTCTTCGACCTGTTCAAGATCGGCCCCGGTCCCTCCAGTTCGCATACCATCGGGCCAATGAAAGCCGGTTATGAGTTCATCCAGGCCGCCAGGGCGCTTCCGGCCGAGGCGCTGGCCAAGGCCGCCGGAATCGAGGTCCGGCTGTACGGGAGCCTTTCGGCCACCGGCAAGGGCCATGGCACGGATCGCGCGGTCCTGGCCGGACTGCTTGGCCGTTCACCGGAATCCTGCTCCCCGGACTTTCTCGACGATCTGGCCAGAACCCCCCTGGCCGGGCGTCCCGTGGATCTGGGCGGCGTGCGCTTGATGCTCAATGCCGGGAACGTCATTTTCGACGCCGTCGAACACGACCACCCTTTTAACAATACCCTGGTCATCCGGCTCACCACCGCCGATCCCCAGGCCGCGCCGCTTCTTGAGCGCGAGTATTATTCCGTGGGCGGGGGCTTCATCCAGATCAAGGGGCAGGAAGAGCCGCCGCGCGGGACGCCGCTTTATCCCTATGGAACCATGGCCGAACTCAAGGAGCGCCTGGCCGAGAACGATCTGAGCCTGCCCCGGCTGATCCTGGAAAACGAGATGGCTGTGACCGGGGCTGACGAAACGACGGTCATGGCCGGTGTGGACACGATCCTGCGGGTGATGGATGCAGCCGTGAGCGCAGGCCTTGCGGCCGAGGGCGTGCTCCCCGGCCCGATCGGCCTGGCGCGCAAGGCCAAACGCATCCTGGAACGCTCACGGATCAAAAGCCAGGTGCAGGAAACGATCATCGGCCACATGTGCGCCTATGCCTTTGCGGTCGCGGAGGAGAACGCGGCCGGACATATCATCGTCACCGCGCCGACCTGCGGGTCGGCCGGCATCATCCCGGCCATGGCCCGGATCATGCGCACGCGGCTTTCGCTTCCCGAACAGTCCATCCGCGAAGGGCTGCTGGCGGCGGCGGCGATTGGGTTTCTGGCCAAACACAACGCCACCATCGCAGGCGCGGAAGGGGGTTGCCAGGCCGAAATCGGGGTGGCTTCGGCCATGGCGGCGGCGATGCTGGCCCAGGCCTCGGGCTACGGTCCCCATGTCACCGAACACGCGGCGGAAACCGCTCTGGAGCACCACCTGGGCATGACCTGCGATCCTGTCGGCGGCTACGTCCAGATTCCCTGCATCGAACGCAACGCCGTGAGCGTGGTCAAGGCCTATACCGCCTTCATCATCGCCTCGGATGAATCTCCGGCCACGCACAAGGTCGGCCTGGACCAGGCCATCGCGGCCATGATGGACACCGGCAGGGACATGAGCTGCAAGTACAAGGAGACGGCCCAGGGCGGCCTGGCGGTCTGCGTGGCCACCTGTTGA
- a CDS encoding DUF2867 domain-containing protein, translated as MPGAASIPEIEALAEGADHVDVKTVACNKELGRFVADLLSYRPGWMRALFRLRGLLAGLLGLRRESGGQGERLSEVSFTPGAKATFFTVTAAEKGRYWIAEASDRHLAAYVAVSAGTGEAGESLRHVATIVRYRHWTGPVYFTIILPFHHLIVAAMARHAARG; from the coding sequence ATGCCCGGCGCGGCATCCATTCCGGAGATCGAAGCCCTGGCCGAGGGGGCCGACCATGTGGACGTGAAAACCGTGGCCTGCAACAAGGAGCTTGGCCGGTTCGTGGCCGATCTCCTGTCCTATCGTCCGGGATGGATGCGGGCTCTCTTCCGGTTGCGCGGGCTATTGGCAGGGCTTTTGGGGCTTCGCCGGGAATCGGGCGGACAAGGGGAACGGCTTTCGGAGGTTTCGTTTACGCCCGGGGCGAAGGCCACATTTTTCACGGTCACGGCGGCCGAGAAGGGACGGTACTGGATCGCCGAGGCCTCTGACAGGCATCTGGCCGCGTATGTGGCGGTCTCTGCCGGGACCGGCGAGGCCGGGGAAAGTCTGCGCCATGTGGCGACCATCGTGCGCTACCGGCATTGGACCGGCCCGGTCTATTTCACGATCATCCTGCCGTTTCATCATCTGATTGTGGCGGCCATGGCCCGGCACGCGGCGCGGGGCTGA